GGTCCCCCGGTGACGCGCTCTCTGCCGTCCTGAGGTCGTTCGTGCAGGATCGGTGACGTCCCTCCGCAGAAGAGCCGCACCGCCACCGACCATGCGAATCGCCATCACAGGTTCCCACGGCTTGATCGGATCGGCCCTCGCCGTTGCGTTGCAGGCCCGCGGAGACCGCGTCGTTCGTCTTGTTCGGGACGCGTCCGGCGGGGCGGGCGACGTGGCCTGGGACCCCGCGGGCGGGCACATCGATGCCGGCGGGCTCGAAGGCGTCGACGCCGTGATCCACTTGGCGGGCGAGAGCCTGGTGTCGCGCTGGACCGCCGAGCAGAAGAAGAAGATCCGGGAGAGCCGGCTGCTCGGCACGCGGGTGCTGGCCGACGCGCTGGCCGGTCTTCACGCGCGGCCGCGCGTCATGATCGGCGCGTCGGCGGTCGGCTACTATGGGGACCGCGGGGACGAGGTGCTGACGGAGGCGTCGGGGCCCGGCACCGGATTTCTCGCGGAGCTCTGCCGGGAATGGGAGGCCGCCGCGTCGCCCGTGCGCGCGGCCGGAATCCGCCTCGCGCATCCGCGCTTCGGCATCGTCCTGGCCGGCCAGGGGGGCGTGCTTGCCAAGATGGCGCCGGTCTTCCGGCTGGGGGCCGGCGGGCCGCTGGGTCACGGCCGTCAGTATCTACCGTGGATCGCGCTCGACGACGTGGTCGGCGCCATCCTGTTCGCCGTCGACCGCAGCGATCTCGACGGACCGATCAACGTCGTGGCTCCCAAGCCCGTGACCAACCGCGAATTCACGTCGGCATTGGGGCGCGCGCTGGGACGTCCGGCCCTGATCCCGGTGCCCGCGGCGGCGCTTCGGGCGCTCTTCGGGGAGATGGCGGATGAGGC
This bacterium DNA region includes the following protein-coding sequences:
- a CDS encoding TIGR01777 family oxidoreductase, with the translated sequence MRIAITGSHGLIGSALAVALQARGDRVVRLVRDASGGAGDVAWDPAGGHIDAGGLEGVDAVIHLAGESLVSRWTAEQKKKIRESRLLGTRVLADALAGLHARPRVMIGASAVGYYGDRGDEVLTEASGPGTGFLAELCREWEAAASPVRAAGIRLAHPRFGIVLAGQGGVLAKMAPVFRLGAGGPLGHGRQYLPWIALDDVVGAILFAVDRSDLDGPINVVAPKPVTNREFTSALGRALGRPALIPVPAAALRALFGEMADEALLTSERVEPARLAGAGYVFRLPDLDAALRHALAPA